Sequence from the Hirundo rustica isolate bHirRus1 chromosome 9, bHirRus1.pri.v3, whole genome shotgun sequence genome:
GTTTTCAGAGAGGAGGCCTGCAGACTCTCTCTCACCCACGAGCGCCCAGTGCAGCGCTGAGCCTGACACGATGACAGACAACGTGAATGGCAAAGAGGACTGCAACATCAGAAGTACATCTGATAGTGCAGCACACGCACACTATGGAAATGAGAATGGGGAGAAGAAACTGCTCAGAAGGGAGGAAAATCAGGAGACTTCCgcactggaaaagaaagggataGATGAAGCAGAAGAGGCAAACCCAGAAGCTCTAACAAGGGAAGATACTAGAAATTTTCATGAAAACATAATGGCAATGCAGCATCACGGTCCTGAGGTTAATGGAGAAATCAAACAGACTGAATTGGGAGAAGGTGACATGAATGAGGAGGAGAAATGTCCTCCAGTGCCTTGGGAAAGCAGGGTATTGAACGTGGAGGATGGCAAGGAAGAGTCTCCTTGGTGTGAGGAAGGAGGTGGTGAGTACAGTCCCTCTGCACGGCTCTGCGtgcctgtgcagctgcttttgcCTTTGTCCATGCTGCAGCTCGGGGacttgctgcagctgctgtgaggtCCACGTCCACTCACAACATAACACTGGCTCACTGGTTCTCTGCCAGTGTTTCAAGTGTGAGGATTTGTccaaaaatgaattttaaaccattttaaGGCTGAGATGGCTCGTTGGCTTCTACTCCCCTTTTGCTCTTTAATGgtttctctttcttgctttctgttttctttgtgataGTTTTTGAAGATTCCAGACCAGTCCAGGAGGAAATAGCAAAAGCAACTGGAAATGATCATCCTGTCAATTCTGACCCTGAACCTGGTGATTTGTGTGTcaatgaggaagaaaagaatgcAGCAAATACAGAGCATGATGCCAGTGGAGGTAAGATTGGCTGTCTGTCAGGGACAAGGATTAAATTGCTTACCTGAAGTATTTTAACAGAAGTGCTtgccctttccctttcctttggcTATCAGTCTCcttgtgcttttttctttccaaacttGTGAAAAATCAGGTTATGACTAGCTGGCATCTGTAGGCATGTGTAATTAATGCTTTCCTGGCAGCTAAAGGGTTCTAGGGGAAGAATCCAGGCCATGAAAAAATTGTGAGTCAGGAAAATAGCTgtggaaagcagaaatgtaGTGAGGTTCCGTGTGCTTCCAGGTAGTGTGCAGCCTCCTTGGGAAATGCCTTGGTTCCCAGGGGATGGAATCAGCCCTGTGTTATTCCCTGGTGCAATTACAGAATCCACAGGAAGCTGAATGTTATCCTCCTTTGTGTGCATATTTCACAGGAGCAATTTGCCAGCTATTTCTGACTTTCTGAGTGTCACTGTCAAGCTTATAgatgctgcacacacacacacacacgagctccctgcaggcagggagggaggcagagcaggcatGGCTGGCCTCACATCTACATTTCCACTTACATTCTTTATGCCAGATGCCAGAACAGCGGTACTAAAGGCACAGCAAGTTCTCTGTGGGTGCCCAGGCCGATGTCCCTCATGGCCGGGCAGGAACGGCGCCTTTAGCACCAACCCTGTAAAACGCGTCACACGGACGTGGTTCAATTATTTTAAACCAATATTTAAACCAACGTTTGATTATTTTCCCGCAGCACCAGACGGAAGTTTCTTGGCGGAAGGGAAGAGAAGCCCTGATGTGCAAGAGGCAGCAGGACgagcagcacaggggcaggggcCAGGGCCGGGACAAGCCCCGGAGCAGAACGGTGCTGCCGAGGGAGGAGCTGGCGGCGGAGAGGCCGGAGGAGAAGCTGCACGGACGGGGCGTTCGCTGCCCCGGGCAGGCACGGGGGCTGCGCTGGAGCGACCCGCACCCGGGGAAGGCGCCGTGGCAGAGGAGCACCCCGAAGGAAAGGGAGCAGGGGAGGCAGTGAAGTTGGGCACAGAGGTGtcacctgggcagcaggaggtgctggtggaggggatggagagagAGGTGGCGCTGGGAaagccagcagctggggcagaggggccagctggggcactgccaggatgGGAGGCAGACgcagccctgccccgggggcaggagggagctgcgGGAAtcactgaggaggaggaggacgcTGCAGAGGAAGGCCTGAAAGGAGCAGTAGGGCcgccaggagaggaggaggtgggtgaGCCGGTGCCCGAGGCAGGGCggtgcctggggcagggaggcTCTGCGGGGAAGGACGCTGCGGTGGGTGCCACAGCGGGAGAGGAGGCTGCGGAGGATGCTGACGTGGCAGCAGATGGGATTGCCAGAGCTGTCGGCCCTGAAGGAGAACAGGCTGTTAAAGAAGATATTTCCGAGGGACAAGGGGCTGTGGGAAAGCCTGGGGCTCtctggggagcactgggagatATGGAAACAGGAGAGGCAGTGCCTGCAGGGGAAGGGTTTGTAAAGCCAAGTGAGTTTTCCCAGCTGAAAGCGTCCGGGGAAGAGTGGATGGAGATGGGGAAAGCtgtcacaggagcagcagcacttgagAGTGCCCAGGCACGGGAGGTGGGAGGGAACGCCCTCCGGAGAGTGGAGGACACGATGGAAGAGTCTGTGCAGCCTGGCAAGGGTCCTGTACTGGAGGTGGCAGCTGCGTTAGGGGCACCGGGGAGTGCTCGGGGCGATCCTGGCACTGAAGGGTCGGTACAGGTGGAGGAGACGCCggcagcacagcaggaggagggtgCGGCAGAAGCACTTCGGAGCGGAGACCCGTctgagggcagcagagcagagacagagagagcagGGAGCGGGAAAGCCGGAGCAGAGGCGGTGGGAGGGTCTGCAGGGGCGGCCGGAGCGGGCCCGGGAGGTGAAGAGGCcacagagagagcagcaggTTCAGAAGAGCCGGCAGCTGGGACAGAGAGACGGCTGGGctgtggagagctgggagggaaggggaggtcTCCGGGACGGGGGGAGGCGGGCGAGGAGGCGCTGCCGCCCCCGGGGCTGTGCGGGCCCCGGGCAGGGGAGCCGGGGCTGGTGGCCATCGCTGTGCTGGGCGGCCAGGCCGGGAGAGGAGCCCTGGCCGGGAGAGGAGCCCTGGCCGCGGGGACGGCAGTGGCAGGGACGGGCACAGGGGCCATGGCACAGGAGGGGGCGataggagcagtgctggggccaCAGAACGGGACAGGGGCTGCAGTGGCACGGGAGGGGGCGATAGGAGCAATGCTGGGGGAACAGAACGGGACAGGGGCTGCAGTGGCACGGGAGGGGGCGataggagcagtgctgggggaacagaACGGGACAGgggctgcagtggcacaggaggtGCCAGCCAAGGGACGGGCGGCGGTCGGGGGGGCCTGGGAGGGACGGGCAGGGGGTGGCCGATGGATCTGTGGCCGGTGGGCGAGCGGCGAGCcgagaggcagcaggagggtgCGAGGGAAGGGCAGCGATGCTGGCGGGAGCCGGGGGCCCGGACGAGGCGGAGCGGGGGTCGGGCGCAGGGCGGCTCGGGTCCCCACGGCACGGAGAGGTGCTGGGAGCGATGTCACAGGGGGAACGGCCGAGTGCAGAAACCCCCACGAGCAGCCCTGCCCGTGGGGGCGGGCGAGAGGAACCGAGGGGCAGAGGGTCCACGGGAGGCGaggggctgtgcctgggcacacagccgcagctggcagctccagagacagggacagCGCCGGGCAGGGACGggatggagcaggcaggagtgAAAGCCGAGGGGGGACGGGCGAGCCCCTGTGAAGACACCAGAGAGGGCGAGGTGGCAGATGTGCCGGAGAGCGCAGGGATGTGGCCGGGGAGCGCTGCTGGAGCcggggagcagaggaaggacgGTCCCGTCGGAGCGGGCCCAGGGGTCCCGGCAGCGGCTGACGGGGGCGAGAGGAGCCGCAGTCCCCATCAGGTGAGTCCTGCGTGGGTCAGGCACCGGCCCCAGCGCTCCCCAGGCCGGATCCTGTCAGAGACAGGGGATGCACCACCTCGTCCCATTCCTTACCCATTCCTTACCTATTCTTTACCTATTCCTTACACGTCTGCTGATGGTAGCTGGATCAAGGGATGATAAATCCTTTTGGGTGGTGGCTTCTGCATTGTTTTCTGCTCCCCAAATCCCGTACCAATAAATCTCGCTGCTGTGGCACCGTTTCTCACCTCCCCTCCGCCCTCCGGCCGTGCGGAGCAGCTCGCCCTGCCCAGCACGTCGCCGTtctggtggcactgggtgaaccCTGGGAGCACTCGGCTTCCCTGCTACTCTGGCCTCTCCTTGGAGATGTCACAGCAGTACCTCAGTAGCTCCGAGTTTTTTGTGATGTTTGGTCACTGTTTTGTAGGACGGTGCAAACCCTGACCCGCTCATCGTGTCCTCAGGACAGCCTCGGGATGGGGAGGAAACTCTGCTCTGAGCTTTTTCTGCAGCTCCCCAGTGTTGTGTCCCTCAACATGCACTCAGCGGGTTTGTGCCCGCTGGGATGTCACTCCTCTCTTTACTCTGTGGGTACCACAACCACCTGTCCCGTTtcactggagcagctcctcagcgTGCAGCGGACAACTGAAACCAGCTTGTGTTTGCCAGCCCAGGGAACAGCACTCCTTCGGAAGGATGACGACAGTAACCACAGGGATTGTTCCACAGCTCTCTGGCTCGTTTTTCTTGAAGACCGGAGAAATACTGGACTGATTGaacttcccctcctcccccaggcACCACTTGCTCCTGCAGGTGGGCAGGGCTTTTATCCCGGGATCCTCCCCACCCATGTCAGGGGAGTGGAGCCCTCCTGCATGGCAGTGCCCCCTGTGCCGGGGGCCCTCTGGGGGCTTCCCTCTCCTGGGGGATCCCggctgcccagctctgctgcccaaggctctcctcagctctgctgcacctCTGGGGCCCCGAGGACCCCTTTGGGCCAGGCACTGGGGTGGGTGTGCAGCAGCCTCTAGGCACTCTGAGCTTGGTGCGTGCAGcagacacagccccacacagtGCGGGACTGTAACTGCATCTTCAGGTAGGGAAAAGACACTGGAACGAGCAGGATTTCAAGTGGATTGGTGCTGTGAGTCACTTCAGATCAATATACACGGAACTGGGAACTCAAATGTGATCAAGTGTTTGCTGTGTGTTAGCTCCTAGAGACATCCCTGTACTAGAGATGCTTGCATTTGTACGTTCAGTCTGCACACATTCGTGCTGAGGACTGTCTCAGaggtttgtgttttctgtgtccATACCCACACCTACACTCAGGTCTATTAAATACCTGTACCAGTCTGTGCAGCTCATTCAGTTTGTGCCGGTGCTTTAACTGGAGGAATAACCCCTGCTAGTGGGGCAGGGCCTGAGCTTCGGTGTCTGTCTCTGCTTGCCAATGAGCTGCCTGATGTTAGGCTGAGTGTTCGTGCCACCAAAGTGTTTGTACCTTGTGCAGGTACCTCTCTACAGCTCGTGCCCAGGGCTGCGGGCGTGGCCACACCTGGGCGTTCAGACACAGGGGCAGCAATTCCAGGGTTACAGGCGAGCAAGGACAGAGAGGCATGCAGGGATTTGCCTTTGCAGAGGTTCCCTGggagcccctccagggctgcaggagacCCAGAGCATCAGAGAGGGCCTTGATGAACAGAGCAGTGTGACTGTGAGGAGCTGGACTGCTGGCAGTTCATTATTTAACattcttgaaatatttataagTGTCACTTGTGTGTATGGTTGTAACAGTCAGAATCCTGTGGTTAGGAACACATATGTGGACTTCCAAAACATTAGTGTCCCTGTCATTTGAGCAGGCAGAAGTTTGGTGATAAGCAGAATCATGGAAATGGATAATTGTATAGGTTTGGAAAAGCTTCCCATGGTCCTTTCTGCTCTCCTATGTGGTGCTAATTAGTAATTAACTTCAAAGTGAAAAGTAGGTTGCACTTAGGGAAAAACAAGTtgtgcagaaaaaagaaaaaaagactaattACTAAAGCGAGCATATGTGAGCAAAGCAAACTATCCAACAGTGTTGCCCCTGGCAAAACTCATTCTTGGCTCAtcaggaaggattttttaaCTCCCTGAAGTGTCAGGTATTTTCAGTTGCCTGTCGCTGGCTCCTGATGGTTGTGCCTCAGATGTGTCTCACACAGCTGGAACCTGGTGACATTCCACAGAAGAGATGCATTTCATCAGCTCAAAACCGTGCCAGCTGTGGACACAGGATGGGAAAAGTTTaaagtccagctcctgggacTGGGCACAAAGCCCTGGCATTGCTAGCAGAGGTGTGGAATGGTGACTCACAGACACCACCAAGGGTgtggacagcacaggcagctcacCCATCTGTCTGGAATGAGGGCTGCAAGGTGGGTTTCCTGCTGGGAATTGCCTGAGTGGTTTTGAGGCTCAGCGGTACAAACCAGACATGACTgacccctctgcctgcctgttGGGGCTGAGCCTCTGGGGCGGCTCTtctgtgctgtcccagctgtcctgtgctgtcctgtgcaCTCCCAGCTGTTCtctcctggctgtcctggctaTCCTGTGCtatcctgtcctgtcctgtgctATCCCAGCtatcctgtgctgtgctgtcctgtgcagtcccagctgtcccagctgtcctggctatcctgtgctgtcctgtgcagTCCAGCTGTTCTCTCCTGGCTatcctgtgctgtcctgtgctgtcccagctatcctgtgctctgctgtcctgtgcagtcccagctgttccagctgtgctgtgctgtcctgtgcagtcccagctgtcccagctgtgctgtcctgtcctgtgctgtcccagctgttctctcctggctgtcctggctatcctgtgctgtcctgtgctgtcccagctatcctgtgctgtgctgtcctgtgcagtcctggctgtcctgtcctgtgctgtcctgtgctgtcccagctgtcctgtgctgtcccagctgttctctcctggctgtcctggctatcctgtgctgtcctgtgctgtcccagctgtTCTCT
This genomic interval carries:
- the ERICH3 gene encoding glutamate-rich protein 3; the encoded protein is MSVPQPRFLETYNSLKDKHLVGYFSNARIRRHLQKSGLISRSGRIIPEKEYRLNAMRRDHQRHVLDCLADAISHKILDMERHHQREMRRRLGYCMRNDRMPPVKTEQVRRSVEEIIHMHCPHPPLAPRCHHHELCPLVSGERTGRSRWRAPGLGVDYGGGHYPHQHRTREPAPSKVSSLRPNTAPGNMQPSPHLQPPPGWAAPRSVPKASKQKCHALEHDQQFARGGHRNELRLMNPAEYMAGMSPYRLPVVNRCLVLVPPPRARRRRRRGLALRPEPSTGRRFYPTTAFNEQVLIRNTRGYPKSPLCSNAFVTMVYRGKSKHVSLRDYKDEIKVYQQHCGTENICVYRGELLEGDTFQFTSKRHLGFPFSLTFYLNGLQVERLSSCCEYRYQRCSQLRGTNSYFRVLHVTGAPPCYRCIAAMGLDKKLSPPKKRRTRCHHKHVCCWGHAVHCHPCENSIEQKSTEGPVSVVAPAHGASVETVEETLEESSEEDVENQYSQESEESQTATSSSDYDEDFEPDEEVNEEGQTGDQMNGMSEPSSDDKNRNLDCGKESETSSQKALQASDSEKDEERRPADSLSPTSAQCSAEPDTMTDNVNGKEDCNIRSTSDSAAHAHYGNENGEKKLLRREENQETSALEKKGIDEAEEANPEALTREDTRNFHENIMAMQHHGPEVNGEIKQTELGEGDMNEEEKCPPVPWESRVLNVEDGKEESPWCEEGGVFEDSRPVQEEIAKATGNDHPVNSDPEPGDLCVNEEEKNAANTEHDASGAPDGSFLAEGKRSPDVQEAAGRAAQGQGPGPGQAPEQNGAAEGGAGGGEAGGEAARTGRSLPRAGTGAALERPAPGEGAVAEEHPEGKGAGEAVKLGTEVSPGQQEVLVEGMEREVALGKPAAGAEGPAGALPGWEADAALPRGQEGAAGITEEEEDAAEEGLKGAVGPPGEEEVGEPVPEAGRCLGQGGSAGKDAAVGATAGEEAAEDADVAADGIARAVGPEGEQAVKEDISEGQGAVGKPGALWGALGDMETGEAVPAGEGFVKPSEFSQLKASGEEWMEMGKAVTGAAALESAQAREVGGNALRRVEDTMEESVQPGKGPVLEVAAALGAPGSARGDPGTEGSVQVEETPAAQQEEGAAEALRSGDPSEGSRAETERAGSGKAGAEAVGGSAGAAGAGPGGEEATERAAGSEEPAAGTERRLGCGELGGKGRSPGRGEAGEEALPPPGLCGPRAGEPGLVAIAVLGGQGLQWHGRGR